In the genome of Danio rerio strain Tuebingen ecotype United States chromosome 23, GRCz12tu, whole genome shotgun sequence, one region contains:
- the slc2a1a gene encoding solute carrier family 2, facilitated glucose transporter member 1a, whose product MESNKKEVTPQLMMAVGTAVIGSLQFGYNTGVINAPQKIIEGFYNETWHNRYSEYIPPTTLTTLWSVSVAIFSVGGILGSFSVGLFVNRFGRRNSMLIANILAFIAAAFMGFSKLAESWEMLIIGRFIVGLYSGLSTGFVPMYVGEIAPTSLRGALGTLHQLGIVIGILMAQIFGIKEIMGSPTLWPFMLGFTFIPAVLQCALLPFCPESPRYLLINQNEEAKAKSVLKKLRGTDDVGADMQEMRDESRQMMREKTVTIPELFRSSLYRQPIFIAIMLQLSQQFSGINAVFYYSTGIFEKAGVSEPVYATIGAGAVNTAFTVVSLFIVERVGRRSLHLVGLMGMAVSSVLMTIAMALLTKVEWMSYVSIVAIFSFVAFFEIGPGPIPWFIVAELFSQGPRPSAFAVAGFSNWFANFLVGMCFQYVEELTGPYVFIIFTVLLLIFFVFTYFKVPETKGRSFEEITASFRTGADKYNRDDLNTLGADSQL is encoded by the exons GAGGTGACTCCTCAGCTGATGATGGCCGTCGGGACTGCTGTGATTGGCTCCTTGCAGTTTGGATACAATACAGGAGTCATTAACGCCCCACAGAAG aTCATCGAGGGCTTCTACAATGAGACGTGGCATAACAGGTATTCAGAGTACATTCCGCCGACCACTCTAACCACACTCTGGTCTGTATCAGTGGCCATTTTCTCTGTGGGCGGCATTCTCGGCTCCTTCTCAGTGGGACTCTTTGTAAACCGCTTTGGCAG GAGGAACTCAATGCTCATAGCTAACATTCTGGCCTTCATAGCTGCTGCTTTTATGGGCTTTTCGAAGCTGGCTGAATCCTGGGAGATGCTTATTATTGGACGGTTCATTGTGGGTCTTTACTCGGGCCTGTCTACAGGCTTTGTGCCAATGTATGTTGGAGAAATTGCCCCGACTTCATTACGTGGGGCGCTGGGAACTCTTCATCAACTTGGCATTGTCATTGGCATCCTCATGGCACAG ATCTTTGGTATTAAAGAAATCATGGGTTCTCCCACATTGTGGCCCTTCATGCTTGGCTTCACCTTTATCCCAGCTGTGCTCCAGTGTGCCCTGTTGCCCTTCTGTCCTGAAAGCCCACGATACCTCCTCATCAACCAGAACGAAGAGGCCAAAGCCAAGAGCG TGCTAAAGAAGCTGCGTGGCACTGATGATGTGGGCGCAGACATGCAGGAGATGCGGGACGAGAGCAGACAGATGATGAGGGAGAAGACAGTCACCATCCCCGAGCTTTTCCGCTCATCACTGTACCGTCAGCCCATCTTCATCGCCATCATGCTGCAGCTCTCACAGCAGTTCTCCGGCATCAATGCT gtattTTATTACTCTACTGGTATATTTGAGAAAGCGGGGGTGTCTGAGCCAGTTTATGCCACCATTGGTGCTGGAGCTGTGAACACAGCATTCACAGTGGTTTCT CTGTTCATAGTGGAGCGAGTAGGCCGAAGATCACTGCATCTTGTTGGTTTGATGGGAATGGCTGTGTCTTCTGTTCTCATGACTATTGCAATGGCACTACTG ACAAAAGTGGAATGGATGTCATATGTCAGCATTGTAGCCATCTTCAGTTTTGTGGCATTTTTTGAGATTGGACCAGGCCCAATCCCATGGTTCATTGTGGCAGAGCTATTTAGTCAAGGCCCTCGTCCTTCTGCCTTCGCTGTCGCTGGTTTCTCCAACTGGTTTGCCAACTTCTTAGTGGGAATGTGCTTCCAGTATGTTGAG GAACTGACCGGCCCATACGTTTTCATCATCTTCACTGTCCTCCTGCTGATATTCTTCGTCTTCACCTACTTCAAAGTTCCTGAGACCAAAGGCCGGTCGTTTGAAGAGATCACAGCCAGCTTCCGCACCGGGGCAGATAAATATAACCGAGATGATTTGAACACACTGGGGGCAGATTCACAACTCTGA